GACGCGGTTGAAGGGGCAGGTGAAGGATATTGGAGCGTTGCGTCAACGATCCGCGTATGGATTATTGCCTAGTGAAATCGATTGCTGGACTGAGATCATCCATGAATAGCGTTCGATGACATCTGACTGACACGTAGTTAGGGCGGCGAGGTAAAGAACGTCGCCGTGGTGGTGACAGTGGGCGTTCGTTCAGACGGAGATCTCGAGGATTTAGGCGTGGTCGAATAGGTCGAGAAAGTCAGTGCGAGCTGGCGAACTTTTCTGCCTTGCTCGTAATGCCTAGGTGGCATTCGAGGATTGTGGCATGGAAGATGTGCGACTAATCAGCAGTGACAAGTGCCGCGGGCTGGTTAACGCACCGGGTGCGTTCCTTCCTGAAGCGGCTTGCCTGCGATGTCTCTTGCACTTCTATCGCAAGGAACTGATAGATGTTCTCTGTGGTAAGTCGAGAGATGTTCGGCAATGATCAAAGCAGTGCATGCACTGGAACCGTGGTCACGGCGAAAGCATAGTCGGACCTGGTCGCGGCCGGATAGCATTACATCGCTAAGACCAAGTGGAGTACGCGGTGTTACCTGGGCACAGACCGGATAGTGAACCGCAAGGGGCAGGAGAAGCCTTAACTTTTAAAAAGGGAAACAGAGCCAGGAGGCTAAATCAAATGTGCGCATTTTGACGAACAGTACCATAAACTGTTGCCAGCTCGCTTTATTTGTTGTAACTTCTTTGATGTGTCGCTGACCCCCACTGGAGGCGGGGCTTCTGTCGTGTTGGCACTACCTTGAACAGAGAAGGAAATAATCGTGATTCGAACCTGCATCGCCCTAATATTTTTGTCCGTTGTGTTTGGCTTTTCCGACCCAGTAAAGGCCAAGTTGATTTCCTATGACCTTGCGTGGAGCGGCGAGAGTTTTGGGAATACCGCGAAGGCAACAGGTTATCTGACCATTGATACCGACCTGATTCCCAATCCAGGTTTGTATAGTAATCAGCATGTCGTGCCGGACTTCATTAAGGATTTCGGCATGACGGTTACTGGAGCAACCGTGGGAAATGGAAGCTTTACATTTGGCGACTTCCGTGGTTTCTACTGGGACACTAATGGGGCAACGCTTGATTTAACGAAAGATTTAATTGGACAACCGACCTCGGACGCCCCGTGGGGCACGGCAACGAATGGAGTTGCTGGTGATTTCAATATGTTCCCACGTGATCCAAATGCTCCTTACGGAGATCTTCAATTCCAGATTCTTCCGGCTCAGGACTACAATTTCGAAAACCTGATGATGCTGACTAAGTTCACTCCCAGCCCCGTGCCGGAACCAGGATCGCTTGCATTGTTTGGGTTAGGGGCAATCGGCATTGGAATGGTCGCTCGGTACCGCAAGAAGACTGCGTCATCCCAGACATAAGTAACTGTGGAATACCTCCATTATAGCTTTATAGAGGTCCCGACTAATCGACTTTTACAACGAATCGCTGTTGATTCGACCTCTTGGACGATATGGTAACTCTGGTCGATTTTAAGTGCTAGAATGCCGGCCAATTGTACTTTGAGATCATAATTCTGAACGACAACATGGCTTTGCCGGAAGCACATGTGAGATGGTTGTGTTCGCCAACGGCGATGTATAGCACTCTA
The genomic region above belongs to Blastopirellula marina and contains:
- a CDS encoding PEP-CTERM sorting domain-containing protein codes for the protein MIRTCIALIFLSVVFGFSDPVKAKLISYDLAWSGESFGNTAKATGYLTIDTDLIPNPGLYSNQHVVPDFIKDFGMTVTGATVGNGSFTFGDFRGFYWDTNGATLDLTKDLIGQPTSDAPWGTATNGVAGDFNMFPRDPNAPYGDLQFQILPAQDYNFENLMMLTKFTPSPVPEPGSLALFGLGAIGIGMVARYRKKTASSQT
- a CDS encoding transposase, with the translated sequence MEDVRLISSDKCRGLVNAPGAFLPEAACLRCLLHFYRKELIDVLCGKSRDVRQ